CTATTACTTCTATTGAAATAACAAAACACATGAACTAATCTTTGTTGATGTTCTTTGTCAGTAATTATCATTGCCTAAGCATGTACTCcctcgatccataataagtgtcggagTATATGGTATTGTGCGATGTAGAATATAGTTAAGACGTTGGATATAACTTGGCTTTTAGAGTTGCTACCTTTGCCTACTTAGGAATCTCCCATGCCTAATTTTATGGCATGTACCATGGTGCAGAGCAACTCAGTAGACTCAAAAAATCTGTTTACCGAGTTGGGGTCAGTAGTAATTTGTTTATGTCAATAGAAGTTATACGTCTTATATTCtaaaatggaggaagtatcaggtagtatttgtttatgcaaATTTCGATTATTTAGGTTTTTGAGCTCCTTTACGATACCCTGGATTTAGGCTTTACAGAAAATATAAACGTCGCGTACATGtgacgaaaaaaaaaactactccgtGGCCAAATGGCTTCACATGACCCCAATTGGTAGCTATAGATCGAACCTTCAACATAGTTTCATTATGCTCAACCGGCACGATGGCGGACCGCGAGGGAGAGTTGTTGGATTTGGATGGGCGAGAGCTGAAGACGGAATGTTTAACGGAACCACGAGCTAGTCGATGATGGATCGAGACGGCCGGCGGTGTGGTCTGGCCTGGTCGCCGTCGTCCACTAGCAGCGACGGATGTGGGTTTGGTTGGAAACAGAGGCCGATAGGAGATCAGGAGACGGGCACGCGGAGaaaagcggcggcgggccggggAAGCGGACCCGATGTCACGCTCACGTACactacccccccccccccgcccctgGTTTCAGATATCAACAGTTCAACACGGAAAATGACGGGGGCCCGGCTAGGAACTAACTGGTCGCCCAACAAGGCACCACGCAACGACCCAGCACAGCAGGATATGGCACGATCGAAGACTGCGTAGTCCGGGCGAAGGCACTATCAACCACGCGGTTGAGGGTTCCTAAACACGGGGTCACACAGCTTTGCGCCTTCTATTACCGAACCTCACCCCCGTGCCCAGGCAGCTAGGCCCTCGCCGATCGAGCGCACGCTTTTCTCAGGCCGTGACGTCCTCGTACGCCATGGAGCAGTTGTTTTCACCTTTGCGTCTAATTTGTACCATCATTTCGACGGCGATTTGACGTTAGATTACTTAGGTTAATCAAAGCAAGAAGCCTCCATCTGTCACACGTACGTGCAAGCTAAGTAAGCCGCCACGCAGtgtcatttttcttcttctctctggAGCTGTTAGCCAGGGTGGTAGGCGCACAGCAATACAGCATACACACACGCACAATTTATACATAAATTAACGAGGGCACGGGTTCTTCTCATGCCATCTCCTGCGTCACACGGCTGCAacacttcttttctttctgagaACGAAACTCAAGCGCATGATGttgacaaatgacaatcatatGCTTCTACTAGAAGTCAGACAAGTTTCATCGTGGATTTAAATGAACTGAGGTCGATTGCTCACCCTGCAAACAGAACCGCCCGAGAATCCGAGATGCCCATTCGTCCTCCGGTATGTATATGTGCCGCCCAAGAGCGAGCGAGCGACATGTACACGTATAGCACGCGCCCAACGTCAACGCGCGGTGTGAAATTAGGCCACAGGCCAACGTAACGTACGGATTGCATGGATTAGATTAGATTATCTCCCGATCGATCCACGTCCACTTGCCGGAGACCGACAAATGCATTGCACCGATTCGTTCATCTTGCTCCCAAGTCAGCAGTCTGCAGTGCAACTTCACGAGCGCCTGTCTGCACTGCAGgatttatgtatgtatatatgcattgcatcTTGCACATGTACATGTACACACACCAAACTCGTTTGGTTTGGAGTTTTGGATATACGTGCATACTATACAAGTAAGTCACATGCTTGTAAGACGCAACATGATCAATTATATATATGGCCGCTTGGTTCCAAGCCGAGACAAAATCTAATCACTAGGGACAGCATGTACACATGTAAACACGTCACACCGAGAAAAGAACTACACGGAAACTCTAGTACTCTACCAAATCAaaagataaacaaaacaacaacaaaccGAGCTTAGGTAGCGCACCGCGTACGTGTGCACACGCAAAAACGCATCCAGCCGCGCGCCATTGCACGCGCCGGCCGTCGATCAGCTACAGCTAGCCTCCGTGCAcgacgacggccgcggcggctcctcctcctccgcctggaGCTTTCttggtcgcggcggcggccccgaaCCCGCCGGAGCGCGGAGGGAAGCCCCCCACGGCGACGCTGCGGCTCCTCCGCACGGCGGGCGGAGGCAGGCCGACGCgcccggcgtcggcgccgaaCTCGACGGGCGCGTCCTCGTCGATCCGCCCCACGGCCACGCTCCTGCTCCTCACGGGcaacgccgcggccgccgtgtCCGGGGACGCGCGCGCCGCAGACCGCTGGGACATGGCGCGGACGAGCTCGGCCACCTCCGCGTCGTCGCCCCGGCGCGTGGAGCGGGAGCTGAAGGCTGCCGCGTTCATGGAGCCCGGCCCGCCGAACCCGCCGCggcccacggcgccggcgtACTGGGCCGGCATGTGGCCCGCGCACGCCGACATCTTCCGCACGTACGAGTCGCACGCCCGCGACAGCGCCCGCACCGGCGCCCCCAGCCACCGCCCCAGCTTCTtcccccctcccccgccgccgccgccgccgccgtctcccttcTGATCCTGCTTCATCCTTTTCGTAGCCGCGCGCGCTGGGGGTCAATGGGCGCGAGATGGGCGAGGGGAATTCTGCCGAGGGATGCGATGATTGATTGCTGGATTTCTTTCTTTGGACGGGGTCGTTTATATAAAGGCAGCGGggagagcgagagcgagagcaGCTAAGCTAGCTTAGCGCGATGGATCGCTTCGTGGAAGGTCTAGTCACCCAGCTGGTTTGAAGCTTTGAACTGGCAAGTAGTAGTAGCACCCACCGCGATCATTTTGTTAAGCAAGTGAGAAAATTCTGGCGCGCCACAGACCCCCGTAGTCAAATCAAATGAAACGGGGAAGGAAAGGTTCAGCGACTGTACGTGTGTGTAACTGTGTATACGCAATTAATATAGCTATGCGAGTATTATTAATGATCTCCTATTAATTCCTAGCAGCTACTAGAATTCGTCAAAGTCAGCACGCAATTTGCTCAGATGAACACGGGATTGGAGAAGGCGTGGCCGTATTAATTGATGATGGGTGGTGGTTAATTAGCAGCATCAGGAGTAGTAGTAGTGTTGGATCGTGCTTGTTTGCTTGAACTTTGGAAGTTACCAAACGGGTAGTATAAAAATGACTTAATGAGAGCTAATTTAACACTCAAACGTTTAACATGCGGTTCAAATCATTTTTGTAGCAGAGTGGTCGTCGTCTTGTAGTAAGATTTCGTTTGCGGTGAATAACCTGGAAACTGAGGTTGATCCCTGAATTCAACCGAGAATCAAACCGTGGCTGACCGGTTTTCGATCCTGTCCCGTCCCGACAAGGAAAAACATGAAAGCGTCGGGCCTTTGCCGTTTTTCCAACACCTTTTTGATCACTTTAAGCAATAGCCGGATTGAGTAATGCTGTTTGTATACTCCTGATCGAGCCAATTAGCTTTTGCTGTTTCACCTGCTCGTATTAAAAAACGTGGACATCTTGTACAAAACTAAAAATGTGGTAGCACGTGCAGAGACGAGCAGAATTCATGGATATCTGAGATTTCCTTGGATGTTGagaagactttttttttagaataacccgtaattttattcaaacttGAAAATCGTTACAGGTACAATGTTTTGGATTATGAATCCAAGAAATTACAAAGCAACTCTTATAACTAAGATTTACAATGAAATCTCTTACATATCTTCTCCATGATATCAACTTTTGCAATATGAAATACCGTCGATGCTTCGGTAAAAAGACTGTAATTGGACTTGAGCGGCAACAGTGCCCCTCGTATCCCTGCACGTAGTTGACTATCTTTAAAGGTTTCAAAAAAACAACTTGAGTCGTCCATCCAAAAAGATGGGAAGCCATAAGCGTTGAACGTACTCGGACCGAAGATAATTCCCTAAAAGTACAGGTCGTCGAATCACAAGATCTTCAGAACACGAAAGGACTCCATAGCCACAAAAACTCATATCAACGaaagcaccatgacacgcTGACAAAGCTCATCAAATCCATATGAACGGATCTGCGAGGAAAGAAATTCAAAATCTGCAAGATTGAACCTGCGGTGAGTAGATCCTTTCTGGCTCCGTGGCACCGCCTGGTAAGGTGACGCCACAGCAGAATAAGAACCGAAATACCTTTATTGTTGACGGCATCGCACCTCATTCCGCCATAGCGCTGCCAATGAAGACCACACAACTCATAATATCTAGATGCGTATAACAGAATCCAAGGTTCCCCCACCTCACAACGCGAAGATGACGCGGGAGATGAGGGGTACCTGCGAATTTCTTGATATCTATGTCAAaactcttctctctcttttttcctgaGCTGGAAAAACACTCAACCTGACCAAGTCACAGGTTTGGCCCAGAAGGCCGGTAGCACCGCGGGCCTCAGATATCCAAAACCGGACCAAAGCTCAAGAATTTTCCCTTTTCTGCACATACGAAGTCACCGGCACAGGGCCTGATCAAGCGGATTGGAAATGGGCCATCTACAAATTGGATAGCCCGAGTCCCGAGACAAGGCACTCCCACCGCTTGTGGCAAAGCTACCAGATCCACCGCAGCTTGAATTAGTTTCCGATTTGATTGATCCGGTTGCCGGTACCACGCCATGCTCGGCAGATCGTCCTTCGAGTTCACTATTGAAGGTctcccgacggcggcggcgcccttcATGCTGCATCGTGTACGCGCAACGTTCCATAGCTACGCCTGCCCGCACAGACCTCAAACTCTCCTTCAAACACTACGAGCATTCACCGCAAAGGTTGCCGGTTAGCGTGCAAGATGGCCAAacctcctggtgccgctgacGCGATATACACCCATGTTCTTTGCCAACCACGTGGCACTCCCTTTTTTCTTAATCACGATTAGCAAATGGACGGATCCCCAtgttcctctctctcctcgtACGTCAGAACCCGTAGCTCgtccatcttcttctctctcacagtcttctcctctctctctctttctctctcacgGCCATCCCCACCTCGTCTGCATCTGGAGCTCATGCGCTGGGCACTCTCCCGATCCtaccgcggccgccggcttcTTCCGTTCCGGATCCTCCGACGCCGGCCTGCTCCGCCCAGGATCCGCCGTCACCTGTGCCCCACTGTCCTCGACTTCCTTCGCGGTTCCGCCCCGGAACCGGCAAGGCCGGTCTGCCTCGCACCGGGACACTGGAAAGCCAAGCCCGCTCTAGCTCCCACGACGGCAAGCTGGTGGTGACTGGTGAGCACGCGGGGCTGATtcagttccttttttttcttagatcCATCGAGTGCTGATATGAGGTACTATGCAaaaagtttctttttttttatcttagaTTCATGAGAGGTATTGTGATTGACGATTGATGAGGTACTTATGAATGAGTTTTTGTCTTCTCCGATGATGCCTTGTACTTATGAATgaggtgtattttttttttctgtgatgtACCACTGTGTTTTGATGTACCAATGGGTTAGCGTCTTGATGATTGAGGAGGTACTTGTCATGTGTTGTAATTGATTTGATGTGCTAAtgtacataataagattagcACGTACCATGGGTACATTACATGACGAGATACTAAGTTTTTACGATGCTTGTAATATGATTTTTCTTGGGTACATGTACTGCCcttccgattctaaattgtgtcgaaatattacatgtacataattttgaactttttgatgaggtacttaaaaactgaTAAGGTGCATTTCATGTACCACGATGTACTTAGAATGATGGATGCTTAAAATTAATGTTATTTGCACCAATGTATCATGTACTATCGTGTACTCTCATTAGTATTAAAAGTAAATGGTAAGCGAGCAATGTACCATCTTTTTGTCGTGCATGTACCTTGATGTACTAAACTATATACCGATGAGTACATTATGTGGACCGATAAGGTGCAGTTAATGTACCACGATGTAATTAGAATGATGGATGTTTAAAATTAATGTCATTTGCACTAATGTATCGTGTACCATCGTGTACTCTCATTAGTATTGAAAGTACATGGTAAACGAGCAATCCATCCTTTTGTTGTACATGTACTTTGATTACTAAACTATAAACCGACGAGTACATTACGCGAACTTTCAAAATTTCAGcgagaaacaaaagaaaaggagcgAAGAAAAAATATGTACTAAACTATATAAGTACATTATGTGTGAACTTTCAAAATTTCagcgagaaaagaaaaaagagcaaagaaaaaaagatgtacTAAACCATATACCGATGAATACATTTGTGAACTTTCAAAATTTCagcgagaaaagaaaaaaatatgtacGTTAGCTCTCCCGTAAATTTTCATTGAcaatagaaaaagaaactgGGAAAAAAAGTGTGTCAGACGTTGCATGAACTAGAGAGAGAATGAGAGAGGATAAAAAAGTGTCAGGTAGTACACTGCTAATCAATGCTTTGCTGCAAAACACAATCAACTAATCAATTGAGACACACCCTGATGTTGAATTGTGTGGCCAGGAAGATGGGTGTAGGTCGCGTTAGGGTTACAGCCTCCGCTCTCGTGCAAGATGCCATTGCCACAGTCGAGCGAGATCCGCTCGGTAATTCACGTCTCGCAGTCGCAGCTCAAATTAGGCAAACGCAATTAGCCGCCTACCACCCGCAATTTCCGGAGCACGACGATGAGTCTACGGCGGCTCCCGTTCCGCAAGCCATCCTCGATAAGCATCACATTCGCAAGGGCAACAAAGCTGATACGCCAAGTCAAGGTCCAGCAGACGAACTTGACTTGATTTTGGGCCAGAGTGGACCGTGTGACCCGGCCTTGAGCTATGGAAGGTCCGTGGTGGCTATAGACTAGTGAGCTAATCATCTCCTGAATCCCGATCCCCGAAGTTCTGTCTGCGGTCCGCAACGGCTCAACCTTTTTTCCAACCTCTCCTGTCTCTTCTATCTTACACCCCTTTCTCTGCTCAGAATAGGACGTGACACAGCTGACAGCCTTAGTCCAACCAACGCAACATGCATTCTTTCGGCAATATTGCATGGGTTAGTTGCCGATCGGGTCAGACCAGTACAGGTGCAAGGACCTTGAGCTCGGAAGTTTTGGTTAATTTCCATGGATACTTTGAGAATTGAGaggcacatttttttttggatttttttttgagaaacagtttttttttacagcaaaaaCTCTCTTTATTTAATAGTGGTTACGAGAGTTACATCATTTAGCAGAAGAGGGATTAAGCGGGGGGAGAGTAAGACCAGGACCCAACCGGCGAGAATTTGGCCTGGCGGGCAAGCTCATGAGCAACAGAGTTGATGCACGAAGAGAATCCGCAAGAGGTAGAGCCCACAATCCAAATTGATATGCATGAATGTTGGGAATTAGCACAAGCAGAGGGGTAAAATTAAGTTAATGCATGGCTCTGTGGGTTATTCTCCACAGCAATCACGCATGATACAAAGAGTTGAGGAGAACGAACAGCAAAAATATTTGCCACCGTCTTCTTTTTGCTTTTACCACGTATAAGCTGAAAGAAATTcgcaaaaaagagagtaaaagTTGAAAGAAGCGAGGATGTGTTCGTTACATCAGTTGTCTTGCTCGTGCAAAGGACCCTGCAGACTGCAGGTACAAATCTAGCTaacaaacaaaacagaacGACTCATATTCTCGGTCGTCGTCGCCTCTTGAAAAGTTTCCCTGCCCTCTTGATGATCGGACACATTGTGTAAAGAAAAAGCTACTCCCGTTTTGCTACGTAACTGTCCGCGACATTAGAATACTCCCTCTGTAACGAAGGACTTAAGCTAACAGCCCTCGAGGACAACGGGTCCAGTTGGTGAAGCCCATGGGAGATTGTGGATGGACGGTCAGGAACCGGGATGACTACAAATCGAATGGTGAAAACGTAGGTGGCCTGAGAATGCATGAAGAGGCTCATTTTTACTGTCCTAAGTATTCATTATGTTTCTTAATTTCTATGCTTTCGGGTTtttttaagtcaaactttgtcAATTTTGTAGAAATTCTTTTAACATGTGTAACACCAAACAATTGCAATATACTAAAAATAGTCATAATAATACTAGTTTGGTGTTGCATACGATGTTACTTTTGTATAGAAACTCAGTCAAGGTTGATAATGTTTAACTGAAGACAACCTCAAAGGTATAGACATAACAAACAGAGCatgtaagttttttttgttaaattaagaagagtaaaatgcatcactAGTttatgaactcggcaaaaatgaacactttagttcaCGAACTCAAAAAATGCAtacttaaacccctaaactgggactacCGTGTCactttagtaaaaaaaaacagttcggcgaggcttaaacacgcTACGTGACTGCCACGTCGACTTCGGCGACCCCTTCACCGGCGTCATCTCGTCAAAATTGAGCGTTGTGGACTTGATAGCAACCTTAGGCGAGGCGGCTGCGGCAACGACGTGGTTCTCAGGGCCCCAGAATCCCTGTCTAGGCGCGGCCGCCTTGCCCCTCGCGGGCGGCttgggcatggtgattttgcagaaaaaatcCTAAGAAAATCGAGTAGCAGCCCGCGGTCTTGGCCGAAGCCAACGTGGTGGGCACATGGCATGTTTAAGCCTCCCGAactgtttttggactaaagtgacacaatagtcacagtttaggggtttaagtgtgcgttttccgagtttgtgaactaaagtgttcatttttaccgagttcatggactagtggtgtattttactcaattaagaattactctatcaatatataattataGATACAAAATCCGATTATAAATaagaatttttaaaaataaatctaGTGATTCCAATTTTCCATAGTACTAATATG
The Brachypodium distachyon strain Bd21 chromosome 2, Brachypodium_distachyon_v3.0, whole genome shotgun sequence genome window above contains:
- the LOC100834095 gene encoding uncharacterized protein LOC100834095 — its product is MKQDQKGDGGGGGGGGGGKKLGRWLGAPVRALSRACDSYVRKMSACAGHMPAQYAGAVGRGGFGGPGSMNAAAFSSRSTRRGDDAEVAELVRAMSQRSAARASPDTAAAALPVRSRSVAVGRIDEDAPVEFGADAGRVGLPPPAVRRSRSVAVGGFPPRSGGFGAAAATKKAPGGGGGAAAAVVVHGG